Below is a genomic region from Silurus meridionalis isolate SWU-2019-XX chromosome 1, ASM1480568v1, whole genome shotgun sequence.
CAACATTTCTGTAAAATTAAGGAAAATTCGTATAATGATGATTTTACATGCACACTTATAATTGAGTTTCCCTTCATCCTCTATGACTTTGCTCTGTCTTTTTGCACCATTTAGAAAAGTCTTTATTtcctattttctctttttgtatgATTGTTCTTCTCTGCTTTGCTCTACATCACACAGTCGTTAGTTGAACAGTCATTGGAATGTAAATCTGTAGCATATTCTTTATGCCCTTTCACATCTGATTGGTGaccttttatttccttcttctTGCTTGCCTGAGTGTGTTTGATCACTTGATGGTTTTTCCCTTCGTGAAGTTGGTGATGCTCCCTTTGGTTATGTTCTTGGTTATGTGGAGCAGAAGGTGAGTCCTTCTTCACTTCTTCATTTGCCTGAAGCCCATGATGACCCTTGTGATGATTTATCTGCTGAAATGTATAGTCTTCGTGATGCAGCTCTTGGTTTCTGTTATTGTGCTTATCTCTCACTCTGACCTGGCTGTCTCCCTTGTGCGAATGATGTTTCCCATGGTGAAGGCTCTGCTCTTCACTGTGCAGGTTTTCCTCTAGGTGGAGCTGTGAGTCAAAACCTGGTGTCTGTACTTGCAAGTAAGCTCGCACTCTGTGCTGCTGAATGTGGTTGTTGCTGAAGTCGATCActctacactcatacacaccttcgTCTGAAGGTTTAACATTTGACAGGCGAAGTCGGTGAGAGATGTTGCTGCCAGCCACTTTCACCACcttaacagaaatataaaacaagATTTTTAACACCTTAACACCAAAGTTATTGCAAATTTTAAAATAAGGCTTTTATAATCACCCCTAAGGATAAACAAAACCTAAAACCAAACAACAGAtgaattttgtaaatgtatgatCCACTTATAATTTAGTCAGCTGTCACTATTAAGATAAAGTCTACCAGATTGGTCAAAAGCAtgtgcatatatttatatttctaccACATAAATCTACCACTTAAAAATGTTAAGAGGTTAAAATTTGAAGAACATAAACTGACAAATTGACACATCAAATTCAGCACTGAAATGAAAGTCAAATTCAG
It encodes:
- the vstm2l gene encoding V-set and transmembrane domain-containing protein 2-like protein is translated as MGRFAVLLWISHYAGLFLQLNASGDVENHVSGNALFTEVPHDIISHTGEDVEMACSFRGAGSSSVSLEIQWWYLRYHREWSKKPAWTTNQVVPSEELTSDATKISVVKVAGSNISHRLRLSNVKPSDEGVYECRVIDFSNNHIQQHRVRAYLQVQTPGFDSQLHLEENLHSEEQSLHHGKHHSHKGDSQVRVRDKHNNRNQELHHEDYTFQQINHHKGHHGLQANEEVKKDSPSAPHNQEHNQREHHQLHEGKNHQVIKHTQASKKKEIKGHQSDVKGHKEYATDLHSNDCSTNDCVM